The following coding sequences lie in one Chloroflexota bacterium genomic window:
- a CDS encoding 2-oxo acid dehydrogenase subunit E2 has protein sequence MASEIIMPQMGFDMKEGTLVRWLKKEGEAVRKGENIAEIETDKAVVEIEAFDSGVIAKQVVAEGVTVPVGQVIGYLGAPGEKVEVPAVAAPSTAPKAAPPPAPKPVAPAPAPAAVAAPARPAEPGERVKSSPLARKEAEDRGIDIAKVPGTGPGGRVTREDVIAHASQAAKAPPAALPAPASQPVAALPASATPPAPAPQAPKAGQPARGAFVPLSRMRHAIARNMSRSKTEIPHFYVTAAINMTEAMKLREQVNKLWEGQVKVSVNDLLVRGVAIAITKHTYFNSMFVEGGIQVHQHISVGIAVALPDGLVAPGIADTDQKSLAQIARESKGLVERARANKLTAQEFGAATFNITNLGMYNIESFSAIITPPQVAALAVGSVVKEPIVKDGQVAIADMMRVTLSIDHRVADGAQGADFLATLRTLMESPVSLLV, from the coding sequence ATGGCAAGCGAAATCATCATGCCCCAGATGGGCTTCGATATGAAGGAAGGGACCCTCGTCCGCTGGCTGAAGAAAGAGGGCGAAGCCGTCCGCAAAGGCGAAAACATCGCCGAGATCGAGACCGATAAGGCCGTCGTTGAGATTGAGGCCTTCGATTCGGGCGTCATCGCCAAGCAGGTTGTCGCCGAGGGCGTCACTGTGCCCGTCGGCCAAGTCATCGGCTATCTCGGCGCTCCCGGCGAGAAGGTGGAAGTCCCCGCCGTCGCCGCGCCTTCCACCGCTCCCAAGGCGGCTCCGCCCCCTGCGCCCAAGCCCGTCGCGCCCGCTCCTGCCCCGGCCGCTGTCGCCGCGCCCGCCCGCCCCGCCGAGCCCGGCGAGCGCGTGAAGTCGTCCCCACTGGCGCGCAAAGAGGCGGAGGACCGCGGCATAGACATCGCGAAGGTCCCCGGCACCGGCCCCGGCGGACGCGTCACCCGTGAGGACGTCATCGCCCACGCCTCCCAGGCCGCGAAGGCTCCTCCCGCCGCGCTTCCTGCGCCCGCCTCCCAGCCGGTCGCGGCGCTCCCGGCGTCTGCAACCCCTCCCGCGCCTGCGCCCCAAGCCCCCAAAGCGGGCCAGCCCGCCCGAGGCGCCTTCGTACCGCTCTCCCGCATGCGGCATGCCATCGCCCGCAACATGTCCCGCAGCAAGACGGAGATCCCCCACTTCTACGTCACCGCCGCCATCAATATGACGGAGGCCATGAAGCTCCGCGAGCAGGTCAACAAGCTCTGGGAAGGACAGGTGAAGGTCAGCGTCAACGATCTCCTGGTACGCGGCGTCGCCATTGCCATCACGAAGCATACGTACTTCAACTCGATGTTTGTGGAGGGAGGCATCCAGGTCCACCAACACATCAGCGTGGGCATCGCCGTCGCCCTGCCGGATGGCCTCGTCGCTCCCGGCATCGCGGACACGGACCAGAAGTCCCTCGCGCAGATCGCCCGCGAGAGCAAGGGCCTTGTGGAGCGCGCCCGCGCCAACAAGCTCACCGCCCAGGAGTTCGGCGCCGCCACCTTCAACATCACGAACCTGGGCATGTACAACATCGAGAGCTTCAGCGCCATCATCACGCCGCCCCAGGTCGCCGCCCTGGCCGTCGGCTCGGTGGTGAAGGAGCCTATCGTCAAGGATGGGCAGGTCGCCATCGCCGATATGATGCGCGTCACCCTCTCCATAGACCACCGCGTCGCCGATGGCGCCCAAGGGGCGGACTTCCTCGCCACCCTCCGCACCCTCATGGAAAGCCCGGTCTCCCTCCTGGTCTAG
- a CDS encoding TldD/PmbA family protein: MHSEKEAKRLVEAVLRLSKAEQTEVTISSTDAALTRFANNEIHQNVSERDVAVTVRAGIGKRYGIAGTNDLSEAGLESAVHQALETAKALPETEGWLPLPQPGEVARLNAHAITTLEFGPMQRAAGVRLICQKAREHGLSAAGAFRVDNLGLTIANSHGLFAHRVTTTAELLAVVSGSDSSGHSGRLAVNVDEIDPEAVADEAIGKAVQGRNPRRIEPGDYEVVLEHYAVSDILDFLGFVTFGALNVQEGRSAMSGRIGERIMGSNVSIADDPLNPSGVVRAFDYEGVGARRVGIIERGIAASPVYDRRTALKEERESTGHGLPQVYSTFGPMPTNLFMEPGDASHADLIGSVKRGILVTRFWYTRVVHPLTVHMTGMTRDGAFLIENGEIAAPVKNLRFTQSYIEALNQVAKIGRERRLVKEMLSFNMVPALKVNGWHFTGVTEY, translated from the coding sequence ATGCACTCCGAAAAGGAAGCAAAGCGCCTCGTCGAAGCCGTCCTCCGCCTCTCCAAGGCCGAGCAGACGGAAGTCACCATCTCCAGCACGGACGCCGCCCTCACGCGCTTTGCCAACAATGAGATCCACCAGAATGTCTCCGAGCGCGATGTGGCAGTCACCGTCCGCGCGGGCATCGGCAAGCGCTACGGCATCGCCGGCACCAACGATCTGAGCGAAGCCGGCCTGGAATCGGCCGTCCACCAGGCCCTGGAGACGGCCAAGGCCCTGCCGGAGACGGAGGGCTGGTTGCCTCTGCCGCAGCCGGGCGAAGTGGCCCGCCTGAACGCCCATGCCATCACCACCCTCGAGTTCGGCCCCATGCAACGCGCGGCGGGCGTCCGGCTCATCTGCCAGAAGGCCCGCGAGCACGGCCTCTCGGCGGCGGGCGCCTTCCGCGTGGACAACCTCGGCCTCACCATCGCCAACTCCCACGGCCTCTTCGCCCATCGTGTCACCACCACCGCCGAGCTGCTCGCCGTCGTCTCCGGCAGCGATAGCTCGGGCCATTCCGGCCGCCTTGCCGTGAACGTTGACGAGATTGACCCGGAGGCGGTGGCCGATGAGGCCATCGGCAAGGCTGTGCAAGGGCGCAACCCCCGGCGCATCGAGCCTGGCGACTACGAGGTGGTCCTTGAGCACTACGCCGTCAGCGATATCCTGGACTTCCTGGGCTTCGTCACCTTCGGCGCACTGAACGTCCAGGAGGGGCGCAGCGCCATGAGCGGGCGCATCGGCGAGCGCATCATGGGCAGCAACGTCTCCATCGCCGATGACCCTCTCAACCCTTCGGGCGTCGTCCGCGCGTTCGATTACGAAGGCGTCGGGGCCCGCCGCGTCGGCATCATCGAGCGCGGCATCGCCGCGTCGCCCGTCTATGACCGGCGCACCGCCCTGAAAGAGGAGCGCGAGTCTACGGGCCACGGCCTGCCGCAGGTCTACTCCACCTTCGGCCCCATGCCCACCAACCTCTTCATGGAGCCCGGCGATGCCTCCCATGCCGACCTCATCGGCTCCGTCAAGCGCGGCATCCTCGTCACCCGCTTCTGGTATACCCGGGTCGTCCATCCGCTCACGGTGCATATGACCGGCATGACCCGCGACGGCGCCTTCCTTATCGAGAACGGCGAGATCGCCGCCCCGGTGAAGAACCTCCGCTTCACCCAGAGTTACATCGAGGCGCTGAACCAGGTCGCCAAGATCGGCAGGGAGCGGCGGCTTGTCAAAGAGATGCTTTCCTTCAACATGGTGCCTGCGCTCAAGGTGAACGGCTGGCACTTCACCGGCGTGACGGAGTATTAG
- a CDS encoding SDR family oxidoreductase, producing the protein MDKLLPNRTAVVTGAGRGIGQGIALVLAREGADVAIGDIDLGNAEATAKQVRDMGRKAIAVQSDVGTRDGADMLIAEALKAFREIDILVNNAGVVGAKGWQQRPVPNDDDWNEVIRVNLMSRVYVSDAVMPHMKERRSGRIINIASIGGLQGGAIIPHYAATKAADISYTQSLAAIMAPYNVTVNAILPGLTFTTMLRGIYEQRTLLNRDQAEMTPEEILKLSESRTPLGRQQTPDDIGNAIAFLCSDYAKNVTALGLDVDAGMRMH; encoded by the coding sequence ATGGACAAACTTCTTCCCAACCGTACCGCAGTCGTCACCGGCGCGGGCCGGGGCATCGGCCAGGGCATCGCCCTGGTGCTCGCCCGCGAGGGGGCGGATGTCGCCATCGGCGATATTGACCTCGGGAACGCGGAGGCCACGGCCAAGCAGGTCCGCGATATGGGGCGCAAGGCCATCGCCGTACAGAGCGACGTCGGCACGCGGGATGGCGCAGACATGCTTATCGCGGAGGCGCTCAAGGCCTTCAGGGAAATCGATATTCTCGTCAACAATGCCGGTGTCGTCGGTGCAAAAGGCTGGCAGCAGCGCCCCGTCCCCAACGACGACGACTGGAACGAAGTCATTCGCGTCAATCTCATGTCCCGTGTCTACGTCTCCGACGCCGTCATGCCGCACATGAAGGAGCGCCGCTCCGGGCGCATCATCAACATCGCTTCCATCGGCGGCCTGCAGGGCGGCGCCATCATTCCCCACTACGCCGCCACCAAAGCCGCCGACATCAGCTATACCCAATCTCTCGCCGCCATCATGGCTCCCTACAACGTCACCGTGAACGCCATCTTGCCCGGCCTCACCTTTACCACCATGCTTCGCGGCATCTACGAACAGCGCACATTGCTGAATCGAGACCAGGCGGAAATGACGCCTGAAGAGATTCTCAAGCTCTCCGAGTCCCGCACGCCCCTGGGCCGCCAGCAGACGCCTGATGACATCGGCAACGCTATCGCTTTCCTCTGCTCGGACTACGCCAAGAACGTTACCGCCCTGGGCCTGGACGTGGATGCAGGCATGCGGATGCATTAG
- a CDS encoding acyl-CoA dehydrogenase, with translation MTEEQKQIITMIRDLVKKDIEPVSSRMEQQDIYPEEIVKKLKELGLFGILISEEYGGMGLNVSTYAMIIEEISKGWMSISGIINSHLIMAYIVQSFGTPDQKRAWLPKMARGEKRGGVGLTEPNTGSDVAAIETYAVKHGSQYVINGTKMMITNGEHGNTFAVLVKTDRQVQPAHRGISCFILEKGPGFKSGRHLDKLGYRGVDTSELIFEDHKVPADAIVGLKEGQGFKQMMVAMEVGRINVGSRAVGVATAAFEKAIAYAQQRKTFGVPIAEHQAIQLKLADMYTNIQAARLLVQQAAQKKDRGERTDLEAGMAKLFASEVCANVALEAMRIHGGYGYFKEYVVERYYRDAPLMIIGEGTSEIQKLVIARNLISMYGGK, from the coding sequence ATGACCGAAGAGCAGAAGCAGATCATCACGATGATCCGCGACCTCGTGAAGAAGGACATCGAGCCTGTCTCCAGCCGCATGGAGCAGCAGGACATCTACCCTGAGGAGATCGTCAAGAAGCTGAAGGAGCTGGGCCTCTTCGGCATCCTCATCTCGGAAGAGTACGGCGGCATGGGGCTCAACGTCTCCACCTACGCCATGATCATCGAGGAGATCTCCAAGGGCTGGATGAGCATCTCCGGCATCATCAACTCCCACCTCATCATGGCCTACATCGTCCAGAGCTTCGGCACGCCCGATCAGAAGCGCGCCTGGCTCCCCAAGATGGCCCGGGGCGAGAAGCGCGGCGGCGTGGGCCTCACGGAGCCGAACACCGGCAGCGACGTGGCCGCCATCGAGACCTATGCCGTCAAGCACGGCAGCCAGTACGTCATCAACGGGACCAAGATGATGATCACCAACGGCGAGCACGGCAACACCTTCGCCGTTCTGGTGAAGACGGACCGCCAGGTCCAGCCAGCCCATCGCGGCATCAGCTGCTTCATCCTGGAGAAGGGTCCCGGCTTCAAATCGGGACGCCACCTGGATAAGCTCGGCTACCGGGGCGTGGACACCTCCGAGCTCATCTTCGAAGACCACAAGGTCCCCGCCGATGCCATCGTCGGCCTCAAAGAGGGGCAGGGCTTCAAGCAGATGATGGTGGCGATGGAGGTGGGCCGCATCAACGTCGGCTCCCGCGCCGTCGGCGTCGCCACCGCCGCCTTCGAAAAGGCCATCGCCTACGCCCAGCAGCGCAAGACCTTCGGCGTCCCCATCGCCGAGCATCAGGCCATCCAGCTCAAGCTGGCCGATATGTACACCAACATCCAGGCGGCGCGGCTCTTGGTCCAGCAAGCCGCCCAAAAGAAGGACCGCGGCGAGCGCACCGACCTCGAAGCCGGCATGGCCAAGCTCTTCGCCAGCGAGGTCTGCGCCAACGTCGCCCTCGAGGCGATGCGCATCCACGGCGGCTACGGCTACTTCAAGGAGTACGTGGTGGAGCGCTACTACCGCGATGCGCCGCTCATGATCATCGGCGAGGGCACCAGCGAGATCCAGAAGCTCGTCATCGCCCGCAACCTGATTTCCATGTACGGCGGCAAGTAG
- a CDS encoding sugar phosphate isomerase/epimerase yields MDMVTSREWPFDKDIAYYKSLGIPAIAANRRKLEAFGVERGLKLLRDSGMKVVCYLATGYFTLSDPGKWARELETAKRTIALAAEMKAETILLMAGTPTQLTYEEAESRFSDILGRLLPMAEESKVPFVLEPVNPFHVRLGHIQTLHDALDLADRVNSPWLKICFEMSNMWIDRGLYENIARRAGRIGLVQICDVAPRTHDASRTALGDGIVPIERIITAFDRAGYGGYYDIEILGPEVERLGYEETIRRSLAWVARHEGRGPART; encoded by the coding sequence ATGGACATGGTGACGTCACGGGAGTGGCCCTTCGATAAGGACATCGCCTATTACAAGAGCCTCGGCATCCCGGCGATCGCGGCGAATAGGCGGAAGCTGGAGGCCTTTGGGGTCGAGCGCGGACTGAAGCTCCTGCGGGATAGCGGCATGAAGGTGGTCTGCTATCTGGCAACGGGCTATTTCACGTTGAGCGACCCCGGCAAGTGGGCCAGAGAGCTTGAAACGGCGAAGCGAACGATAGCGCTGGCGGCGGAGATGAAGGCGGAGACGATACTCCTGATGGCGGGCACACCGACCCAGCTCACGTACGAAGAGGCGGAATCGCGGTTCTCCGACATCCTGGGCCGGCTCCTCCCGATGGCGGAGGAGAGCAAAGTCCCCTTTGTGCTGGAGCCGGTCAACCCCTTCCACGTCCGCCTGGGCCATATCCAGACCCTTCATGACGCGCTGGACCTGGCCGATAGGGTCAATTCCCCCTGGCTGAAGATCTGCTTCGAGATGAGCAATATGTGGATCGACCGGGGCCTCTACGAGAATATCGCCAGGCGCGCGGGGCGCATCGGCCTGGTGCAGATCTGCGACGTGGCGCCCAGGACGCACGACGCTTCGCGCACGGCTCTTGGGGACGGCATCGTGCCGATCGAGCGCATCATCACGGCCTTCGACCGCGCAGGCTACGGCGGCTATTACGACATCGAGATCCTGGGGCCGGAGGTGGAGCGCCTGGGCTATGAGGAGACGATACGGCGCTCGCTGGCGTGGGTCGCTCGCCATGAAGGGCGCGGGCCTGCCCGCACGTGA